In Pogoniulus pusillus isolate bPogPus1 chromosome 20, bPogPus1.pri, whole genome shotgun sequence, the following are encoded in one genomic region:
- the LOC135184377 gene encoding cytochrome c oxidase subunit 4 isoform 1, mitochondrial: MLASRAFSLVGKRALSTSICLRAHGHAGVVKAEDFSLPAYVDRRDLPLPEVAFVKDLSAQQKALKEKEKASWTALSVDEKVELYRIKFNETYAEMNKGTNEWKTVLGGVLFFLGLTGLILIWQKHFMYGPIPHTFSDEWVAAQTKRMLDMRMNPVEGISSKWDYEKNEWKK, from the exons ATGTTGGCTTCAAGAGCATTCAGCCTCGTCGGGAAGAGAGCCCTTTCCACCTCCATCTGCCTGAGAGCACATGGACATG CTGGTGTTGTCAAAGCAGAGGATTTCAGCCTTCCAGCCTATGTTGACCGTCGTGATCTTCCCCTGCCTGAAGTGGCCTTTGTGAAGGacctctctgctcagcagaaggcgctgaaggagaaggaaaaggcatCTTGGACTGCTCTATCCGTCGATGAGAAAGTTGAAT TGTATCGCATCAAATTTAACGAGACCTACGCAGAAATGAACAAAGGAACAAACGAGTGGAAGACCGTCCTCGGAGGGGTGCTCTTCTTCCTTGGGTTAACCGGCCTCATCCTCATCTGGCAGAAACATTTCA TGTACGGCCCAATCCCGCACACCTTCTCCGATGAATGGGTGGCAGCACAGACAAAGAGGATGCTGGACATGAGGATGAATCCCGTGGAAGGCATCTCTTCCAAGTGGGATTACGAGAAGAACGAATGGAAGAAGTGA
- the EMC8 gene encoding ER membrane protein complex subunit 8: MKLTTQAYCKMVLHGAKYPHCAVNGLLVAERPSGAPRRDQAGPPSLFVDCIPLFHGTLALAPMLEVALTLIDSWCKENSYVIAGYYQANERLKDASPNQVAEKVASRIAEGFNDTALIMVDNTRFTMECVEPAIHVYELHENKWRCKDPHIDFCEDWPEAQRIAASLLDSKSYETLVDFDNHLDDIRNDWTNPEINKAVLHLC; this comes from the exons ATGAAGCTGACCACGCAGGCCTACTGCAAAATGGTGCTGCACGGTGCCAAGTACCCGCACTGCGCCGTGAACGGGCTGCTGGTGGCCGAGCGGCCGTCGGGAGCCCCGCGCCGTGACCAGGCCGGGCCCCCCTCGCTCTTCGTCGACTGCATTCCGCTCTTCCACGGTACCCTGGCCCTGGCGCCCATGCTGGAGGTGGCCCTCACCCTG ATTGATTCCTGGTGCAAAGAGAATAGCTATGTGATAGCTGGATATTACCAGGCGAACGAACGCCTGAAGGACGCCAG TCCAAACCAGGTGGCAGAGAAGGTGGCCTCCAGAATTGCAGAGGGCTTTAACGATACAGCACTCATAATG GTTGATAACACCAGGTTCACGATGGAGTGTGTAGAACCTGCCATTCACGTCTATGAGCTTCACGAGAACAAGTGGAGGTGCAAGGACCCACACAT TGACTTCTGCGAGGACTGGCCGGAGGCGCAGAGGATCGCCGCGTCTCTCCTGGACAGCAAGTCCTACGAGACCCTGGTGGATTTTGATAACCACCTGGATGATATCAGGAACGACTGGACAAACCCAGAGATCAACAAAGCTGTCCTCCACTTGTGCTAG